The Candidatus Bathyarchaeia archaeon sequence GGGAGGGGTTCATTTTGCCTAGGAAGTAGAAGTATCCGTCGGGCATGGTTACGAGAAACCTAGGGTCGATGTCCAGTTGTCCCAGCAGTTTTCCAGCTTCATCCATGTCGAGGGGATGGATTTTCCCTATGAACTGAGTGTTAAGGTTTCGACGGATGGCGGCGTTAATGCCGATTTCGCCAGCTATCCCTTGGGATAGAAGGGTGATGGAAAGGTTGTAGCTTCGACCCAGCGCGCATAGCTGGGAGATCACCTCGGTGGTTTCGGCTTCAAGGCCCCTGGGCATGAAGGGGCAATATTGGGGGCCTTCATCGATGAGCAACGCGAGGTTCAACCTCTCTCGGCGCTCCATCAGCTCCTTCAAGTAGTTGGCGATGGACAGGAAGACCGAGAGCTTTTCATCTTTTCCCGAGAGGCTCACATCTAAGACTAGGATCCCTCTGTTCTTAGCGGCTTCAAGGATCTTTGACGGGGTTAACTCGCCGCGAACGTTTTTAAGGGCTTTCACGTCCAGCCGTTGCATGTGTTTAAGGAACCTTCTGATCATCGATCGACCATAGCTGCTGAGCTCCCCATCCTTGGTGAGGCTGTCGGACCTGATGACCTCCAAAACCTCCCGGGTTAAATGCTCCTTTAAACCGTTCAGTGGAACGTTCCGCCACTCCCCTTCGTATATTACGGTTTCCAACGCGTCTTTGATGGGGTTCCGATACTTGTAGTCCCCAGAATAGTATCCGAAGTAGTCTAGTTTAGAGGTCAAGTAGTTGACGATGGTGTCGTCGTCCAAACCGATCTCACTGAACTCCAATACATGTGGATAATATGGGGCGTAGTCGGAGCCTTTCCAGTCGAAGATTAACACGTCGTATCCCGTTTTCCTCAGCAGTGGGACTATTTGATATCGGGCTAGGAAGCTTTTACCAGCCCCAGTGATGCCGAACACCCCGATGTGGTAGGGTATGTAGCGTTCGTTTATGGGAACTTTCCAGCTGGGGTGCTCCTTGTAATGTCCAATGGTGTAAGGGCCTTGGCCTAGGTAGCTCATGGGGTCGTCTTCTTCCTCAAACACGTAGACATCGGAGGAGGGTGCGATAACCGTCTTATTCTGCTGTAAACCCTGGGTGACATCGCCGATGATGGTTAACCCGAAGGCGTAAAACTCCTTAGCATTGGAGGGATATCGGCCGATCTTCGCGTACGCTACCCCAGGAGAGAAGGACCCTGTCTTCAAGTTCTCATTACACGCTTCACCGCCTCGGCAGACCGCGAGAACCTTGTTCCCACCCTTATTGTCGATGAGCGCCAAGTCTTCAGCCTTCACCCTTTTCTCCTCCCCTTCGCTGAGGATCACCGTCGCCGACAACTCTGTCGCCCCGCTTGCCACGATGCCGATTCTCCGCAAATCTGGAAGACCTCCTTGACTCATGTTACTCAACTCAAATTTAAACAAATACCACGCCAGGCTGTTTGACGAAAAGCCAATATAAAGGAAGCAGAGTAGAGGGAAAGCCCCATCAAGAAGGGTGAAGCTTTACGCTTAAGAATAGATTTGCTAATGCAACCTGAACCCGCAGAAAGGCACTGGGCCACGGCTCCTTAGCACGAGGAGGCGGCCAATTTGGAGAGTGTACCTCAAAATTTATTAGAGGCTTAGAAAGCCCTCCAGCGGACCATGGGCGTGGGATCGCAACGATTTTAAATACCAGTTGAATCTACAAGGTTTGATCAGTGGACTTGGTTATAGGCTGATCAATTACCGGAGTGGGGCGTGTTCATAACGGTGGCGTTCTAAATGGAGATCAAGTATTTGGTTAAGCCTAAAGGGTTAGTTTCGGATTTGGTGGCTGCTTGGCCGGGGATGGGTATGCTAGCGGTCATCACTGCGGAGCATTTAAGGAAGGTGTTGAACGCGGACTTAGTGGCCGAGGTTTACGCGCCCCTTAACAGTATCGCCTTTAAAGATGGCGTCCTAGGTGAATCAGCCATGGAGAGTAAGCTGTACCTAGCCGATGGTGGGGATTGGAGGCTTCTAATCTGCATAGGGGACTCGCAGCCGTTAACCGCTCCCGAGGTTTATGACTTGGCGGAAAGCGTTGTCCAAGTGGCGAAGGAGCTGGGTGTGAAGAGGGTCATCACCGCCGCGGCTACCCTATCTCGTTTTCAAAGCGTTCCTAAAGTGTACGGCATCGTCACAAACAGAGAGCTTCTCTCCCTACTGAAGGAGTGTGGTATACCGCCGGCGTCTGGAGAGGGCAGAATCACGGGTTTAAACGGCGTCCTCCTCGACGTCGCCCAGAAAGCGGGGATGGATGGCATCTGCCTTCTAGGTCAGATCAGATACGTGGACGTTCCCCAGCCACGGTCAGCCAGCGCCGTGCTTAAAGTCCTCGCCAAACTCCTCAACCTGTCCATAGATGTATCCGATCTAGAAAAGGAGGCTGATCGATTGGACGCCTCCATCAGAGACCTAATGAAACCCAAAGTCCAGCCGGAGAAACCTACTGGGAAAGGCTTAGACTACATAGGCTAACCAGTGGGAGGCAAGTAAACTGACCGAAGAAATAGATCATTGTTTTAAGTTTCACGTCATAAAATTAATATTGGATGGCAGGGTGGAAGACGCCTTAAAAGACCTCTCAGCCCACTACAAGGTGAAGCCGCCAGCTGTGAGGGTAGGATCAGTTAAGGGCCATCGTCGATGCC is a genomic window containing:
- a CDS encoding DUF87 domain-containing protein; amino-acid sequence: MSQGGLPDLRRIGIVASGATELSATVILSEGEEKRVKAEDLALIDNKGGNKVLAVCRGGEACNENLKTGSFSPGVAYAKIGRYPSNAKEFYAFGLTIIGDVTQGLQQNKTVIAPSSDVYVFEEEDDPMSYLGQGPYTIGHYKEHPSWKVPINERYIPYHIGVFGITGAGKSFLARYQIVPLLRKTGYDVLIFDWKGSDYAPYYPHVLEFSEIGLDDDTIVNYLTSKLDYFGYYSGDYKYRNPIKDALETVIYEGEWRNVPLNGLKEHLTREVLEVIRSDSLTKDGELSSYGRSMIRRFLKHMQRLDVKALKNVRGELTPSKILEAAKNRGILVLDVSLSGKDEKLSVFLSIANYLKELMERRERLNLALLIDEGPQYCPFMPRGLEAETTEVISQLCALGRSYNLSITLLSQGIAGEIGINAAIRRNLNTQFIGKIHPLDMDEAGKLLGQLDIDPRFLVTMPDGYFYFLGKMNPS
- a CDS encoding PAC2 family protein; its protein translation is MEIKYLVKPKGLVSDLVAAWPGMGMLAVITAEHLRKVLNADLVAEVYAPLNSIAFKDGVLGESAMESKLYLADGGDWRLLICIGDSQPLTAPEVYDLAESVVQVAKELGVKRVITAAATLSRFQSVPKVYGIVTNRELLSLLKECGIPPASGEGRITGLNGVLLDVAQKAGMDGICLLGQIRYVDVPQPRSASAVLKVLAKLLNLSIDVSDLEKEADRLDASIRDLMKPKVQPEKPTGKGLDYIG